A window of Mucilaginibacter paludis DSM 18603 contains these coding sequences:
- a CDS encoding UbiA-like polyprenyltransferase, which produces MKKYLSLVTFSHTIFAMPFAIIGFFLAVTTTNHPFEWQKLVCMLMCMVFARNSAMAFNRYLDRDIDAKNPRTKVRDIPAGRLTAQAALTFTLINCALFIATTWFINSLCFYLSPVALLVVLGYSATKRFTALCHLVLGLGLSLAPIGAYLVVTGQFALLPIFFSLSVLCWVSGFDIIYALQDEDFDRAEKLHSIPAYLGKINALRLSTFLHVLSAIFIMLPAVYTVVGWPYYLGIVFFCSMLIYQHMLVKPNDLSRVNFAFMTTNGIASVVFAVFFLIDRLWVR; this is translated from the coding sequence ATGAAAAAATACCTCTCATTAGTCACCTTCTCGCATACCATCTTTGCCATGCCGTTTGCCATCATTGGCTTCTTTTTGGCAGTGACTACCACCAACCACCCGTTTGAGTGGCAAAAGCTGGTTTGTATGCTGATGTGCATGGTTTTTGCGCGTAACTCGGCCATGGCGTTTAACCGCTACCTGGACCGGGATATTGATGCCAAAAACCCGCGTACCAAAGTGCGCGATATACCGGCAGGCAGGTTAACCGCGCAAGCCGCATTAACCTTCACGCTGATTAACTGCGCCCTGTTTATAGCCACCACCTGGTTTATTAACAGCCTGTGTTTCTACCTGTCACCGGTGGCCTTGCTGGTTGTATTGGGTTACAGCGCAACCAAACGCTTTACCGCCCTTTGCCATTTAGTGTTGGGCCTTGGTCTGTCGTTAGCCCCTATTGGCGCGTACCTGGTAGTTACCGGCCAATTTGCACTGTTGCCTATATTTTTCTCGCTATCTGTTTTATGCTGGGTAAGCGGCTTCGATATTATTTACGCTCTGCAAGATGAGGATTTTGACCGTGCCGAGAAGCTGCACTCCATCCCCGCCTACCTGGGTAAGATAAACGCGCTCCGCCTATCTACTTTTTTGCACGTACTCTCGGCCATATTTATTATGCTGCCTGCTGTTTATACCGTTGTGGGCTGGCCCTATTACTTAGGTATCGTTTTCTTTTGCAGCATGCTAATCTATCAGCACATGCTGGTTAAACCGAACGATTTAAGCCGTGTAAATTTCGCCTTCATGACTACCAATGGCATAGCCAGCGTGGTGTTTGCCGTATTTTTTTTAATTGACAGGTTATGGGTACGCTAA
- a CDS encoding cyclic nucleotide-binding domain-containing protein has product MGTLIENKFGLFRKYLEAFIILNDEEWQIFQSHLRFKNLHKKELFSQAGTVCNDIAFIVSGLVRYFVVKDGQQRDCKMNCVS; this is encoded by the coding sequence ATGGGTACGCTAATTGAGAACAAGTTTGGCCTCTTCAGGAAATACCTGGAAGCATTTATAATTTTAAATGATGAGGAATGGCAAATTTTTCAATCGCACCTGCGGTTTAAAAATCTGCATAAAAAAGAACTTTTTTCACAGGCCGGAACGGTTTGTAACGATATTGCCTTTATTGTATCGGGCCTGGTACGTTATTTTGTGGTGAAGGATGGCCAGCAGAGAGACTGTAAAATGAACTGTGTCAGTTAA
- a CDS encoding Crp/Fnr family transcriptional regulator, whose amino-acid sequence MASAYKSFLTRQPGIVTIEALEDTEMITLSYAAMQQLYNHPQINYKMERFGRLMGEHLACCYEDRVLSLITQSPEERYLQLLEYGKPIIQTIPQHCIANYLGITPVSLSRIRKRIMEPASIKSS is encoded by the coding sequence ATGGCAAGCGCATATAAAAGCTTTTTAACCCGCCAGCCGGGCATTGTTACCATAGAAGCCCTGGAGGATACCGAAATGATTACCCTCAGTTATGCGGCTATGCAGCAATTATACAACCACCCGCAAATCAATTATAAAATGGAGCGCTTTGGCAGGCTCATGGGCGAGCACCTGGCCTGCTGTTATGAAGACCGCGTACTATCCCTGATAACACAATCGCCCGAGGAGCGTTACCTTCAGCTGCTTGAATATGGCAAACCCATTATCCAAACCATTCCGCAGCACTGTATTGCCAATTACTTAGGCATCACCCCTGTTTCCCTATCGAGGATCAGAAAGCGGATTATGGAACCGGCATCAATTAAGTCATCTTAG
- a CDS encoding IS256 family transposase: MNKNNNFDFESFKREAIKGMYAGKPLNGEKGIFAPLLKHFLEAALEGELETHLQEEKAAGLSNRLNGKITKRVKSLSGEFDLQSNRDRSGSFEPVVLPKRQVIITEELEEKVIGLYGLGLSTRDISKHIMEIYQMDISATTLSSITDKVIPAMNEWRQRPLESVYAFVYLDCMHYKVREGNGVITRAVYNILGVSLRGQKDLLGMYLSESEGAKFWLSVLTDLKNRGLQDMLIACIDGLKGFPEAIAAIFPKTEIQTCVVHQIRNSLRYIAEKDKKKFMADLKPVYQAINKEQGYENLISLDEKWAKKYPVPVGSWYNNWENLSTFFKYDAHIRRVIYTTNAVEGFHRQVRKVTKTKGAFTSDTALLKLVYLVVQNISEKWTMPMHNWSLTLSQLYIMFGDRIAGHLNNG, translated from the coding sequence ATGAACAAAAACAACAATTTCGATTTTGAAAGTTTCAAACGAGAGGCGATCAAGGGGATGTACGCTGGTAAACCCCTTAACGGAGAAAAGGGCATCTTTGCGCCTTTACTGAAACATTTTTTAGAAGCAGCGCTTGAGGGCGAGCTAGAAACCCATCTACAGGAAGAAAAAGCCGCAGGCTTATCCAATCGCCTTAATGGTAAAATCACGAAACGAGTTAAGAGCCTTTCGGGCGAATTTGATCTGCAAAGCAACCGGGACCGGTCTGGCAGCTTTGAACCTGTAGTGTTACCAAAGCGACAAGTGATTATAACCGAAGAACTGGAAGAGAAGGTAATCGGCTTGTATGGGCTTGGCCTGAGCACACGGGATATTTCCAAACATATCATGGAAATATATCAAATGGATATCTCTGCAACTACCTTATCCTCTATTACAGACAAAGTTATCCCAGCCATGAACGAATGGCGGCAGCGGCCACTGGAATCGGTTTATGCATTTGTATACCTGGACTGTATGCACTATAAAGTACGTGAAGGCAACGGCGTAATTACCAGGGCTGTTTACAATATTCTTGGTGTTTCCCTTCGTGGGCAAAAGGATCTGTTAGGCATGTATTTATCAGAAAGCGAAGGCGCTAAGTTCTGGCTATCGGTTTTGACCGATCTAAAGAACCGTGGTTTGCAGGATATGCTAATTGCATGCATAGATGGTTTAAAAGGCTTTCCCGAGGCCATAGCAGCCATCTTTCCAAAAACGGAGATACAGACCTGCGTTGTTCATCAGATCCGTAATAGCTTGCGCTATATTGCCGAGAAAGACAAGAAGAAATTCATGGCTGATCTTAAGCCGGTTTACCAAGCCATTAATAAAGAACAGGGCTACGAAAATCTGATTTCCCTGGATGAAAAATGGGCTAAAAAGTATCCGGTTCCGGTCGGGTCGTGGTACAATAACTGGGAAAACCTGTCAACTTTTTTTAAGTATGATGCACACATTCGCAGAGTGATCTACACAACTAACGCGGTTGAGGGCTTTCACCGCCAGGTACGCAAAGTAACTAAAACAAAGGGCGCATTCACATCAGATACAGCCTTGTTAAAGCTGGTATATCTGGTAGTCCAGAATATCTCTGAGAAATGGACAATGCCAATGCACAACTGGAGTTTGACTTTATCTCAACTTTACATTATGTTTGGCGATAGGATAGCTGGTCACCTAAATAACGGATAG
- a CDS encoding VOC family protein — protein MDNYKIPAATRIGHVHLKVSNLQRSLDFYCGLLGFDLVMMYGDAAAFISAGGYHHHIGLNTWHSKGAGPAPVRAPGLYHTAILFPERKDLAAILQRLIDQKYPLTGMSDHGVSEAIYLNDPDQNGVELYWDRPRELWPKDEEGNLTMVTEYLDVDGLLGELR, from the coding sequence ATGGATAATTACAAAATACCAGCTGCTACCCGCATTGGGCACGTTCATTTAAAGGTGAGCAATTTGCAGCGTTCGCTCGATTTTTATTGCGGCCTGCTCGGTTTTGATCTGGTGATGATGTATGGCGATGCTGCTGCATTTATATCTGCCGGAGGCTATCACCATCACATTGGCTTAAATACATGGCATAGCAAGGGCGCAGGCCCTGCGCCGGTTAGGGCGCCCGGTTTATACCACACGGCTATCCTGTTTCCGGAGCGTAAAGATCTGGCCGCGATATTGCAAAGATTGATTGATCAAAAATATCCGCTAACGGGCATGTCTGATCACGGCGTATCCGAGGCTATCTATCTGAATGATCCCGACCAGAACGGTGTAGAGCTGTACTGGGACCGCCCCCGCGAGCTTTGGCCCAAAGACGAAGAAGGTAATTTAACCATGGTTACCGAATACCTTGATGTTGACGGGTTGTTAGGGGAGTTGAGGTGA
- a CDS encoding outer membrane beta-barrel protein, translating to MRKLLLLLFFTSILFVAKGQNRGIISGKLIDSLNKVPVEMATVAVINVKDSTSAALISYTLSDKNGAFALHNLPAALPLKVLITFVGYKPVRKLMTLTKGENVNLGTIELSSKLLQEISITGERLPIVVKADTIEFNAEAFKTRPNAVVEDLLKKLPGIEVANDGTITVNGKKVSKIMIDGREFFANDPKIASKNLDAALIAKVQVYDDREDDPDHLIEDSKVDKIINLKFKKALKKSIFGKVYGGAGTQGRYESGGLFNMFRDTLQVSIIGVGNNLSKTGFSRQELYSAGGFDRGGGDNVLNSGTFGGQSYSGIQSVATGGFNINNDYGKKLKLNLVYFLSHTQNTYNSEAKQRQFLNDTTLTSLSSSSRSNYTTKHNIGTTIKWKPDASTEIKYNPTITINNSGSNSSSSSFNSSNFLQSISTNSGDSHSNNGGTQFQQSFSFYKSLKKKRESITITHSLKINPDEADNYSTNKLVSYTSALPTTTLNRYSNTSTKGTDANLSASYRYPLSKKLIADVSISGNYNRQHGNLLTYDFNPAINQYNVYLDSLSYNLVRAQWTESVHPGITYNITKKITLVAGLSTQWQQIDNQFNKNIPDLNQNYLFILPNLRLSLGDMTLSYDANISQPSINDLQPIKYVYSPVSSYTGNPDLKPTKRNNFSANYYSYKPESQVNTSVYSNFTLEENSVYRRRTISSVGASTSSPVNRNGQYNGSLGFNIGKKFKKINDITIGVSTNIFSYVYHNFFQLNQDEGFQNNYSISASGRLSVNWKDIIEFEPAYSINRNITTYTGVNYNNVAYTSHSVDTHFMSHLPGKIDIEGSYNYTYNPLASAGFQKSINLVSMSLAHQLLKKDRGEIKLSCYDIFNQNVSAYQYAGANSITDVQSQIIKRYFLLTLLFKFNKAITK from the coding sequence ATGCGTAAACTTTTATTGCTGTTGTTTTTTACTTCGATATTATTTGTGGCTAAAGGCCAAAACCGGGGGATAATAAGTGGAAAACTGATAGATTCGTTAAATAAAGTGCCTGTAGAGATGGCTACTGTTGCGGTTATCAACGTAAAGGATTCCACATCAGCAGCCTTAATATCTTACACCTTAAGCGATAAAAACGGCGCATTTGCTTTACATAACCTGCCAGCGGCTTTGCCCTTAAAGGTATTGATCACTTTTGTGGGCTACAAGCCTGTGCGCAAACTGATGACACTGACTAAAGGCGAAAACGTCAATCTCGGCACCATCGAGTTAAGCTCAAAACTGTTGCAAGAGATATCCATTACCGGCGAGCGGCTGCCCATTGTAGTTAAAGCGGATACCATTGAGTTTAACGCCGAAGCATTTAAAACCCGGCCTAACGCGGTAGTGGAAGACCTGCTTAAAAAACTACCGGGCATAGAGGTTGCCAATGATGGAACCATAACCGTAAACGGTAAAAAAGTGAGCAAGATAATGATTGACGGCCGCGAGTTTTTTGCTAACGACCCCAAGATAGCATCAAAAAACCTGGACGCGGCGCTCATTGCTAAAGTACAGGTATATGATGACCGCGAGGATGATCCAGACCATTTAATTGAAGACTCCAAGGTTGACAAAATCATCAACCTGAAATTTAAAAAGGCGCTTAAAAAAAGCATTTTTGGTAAAGTTTACGGCGGAGCCGGTACCCAGGGGCGTTACGAAAGCGGCGGCTTGTTCAACATGTTTAGGGATACCTTGCAGGTTAGCATCATTGGCGTGGGCAATAACCTGAGCAAAACGGGCTTTTCAAGGCAAGAGCTATATTCGGCCGGTGGTTTTGACCGCGGCGGCGGCGATAATGTATTAAACAGCGGAACATTTGGCGGCCAGAGTTACAGTGGCATACAAAGCGTGGCCACAGGCGGGTTTAACATCAATAACGATTATGGTAAAAAACTTAAGCTTAACCTGGTTTACTTTTTATCGCATACGCAAAACACATATAATAGCGAAGCTAAACAGCGGCAATTTCTAAACGATACTACGCTAACTTCGCTATCATCAAGCAGCAGAAGCAATTACACTACCAAGCACAATATTGGTACAACCATTAAATGGAAGCCTGATGCCTCTACAGAAATTAAATATAACCCCACAATTACCATTAACAACAGTGGCTCCAACAGCAGTTCGTCTTCCTTTAACTCCAGCAATTTTTTGCAGTCCATCAGTACCAATTCCGGCGATTCACATAGCAATAACGGCGGAACGCAGTTTCAGCAATCCTTCAGTTTTTATAAATCACTGAAAAAGAAACGCGAATCAATAACCATAACGCATAGTTTAAAAATCAATCCGGATGAGGCCGATAATTATAGCACCAATAAACTCGTTTCGTATACATCGGCGCTACCTACAACCACTTTAAACAGATATTCAAATACCAGCACCAAAGGTACCGATGCCAATCTATCGGCAAGCTACCGGTACCCACTAAGCAAAAAATTGATAGCCGATGTAAGTATTAGCGGTAACTATAACCGCCAGCACGGCAATTTACTTACCTATGACTTTAACCCGGCAATAAACCAGTACAATGTTTATTTAGATAGCCTGAGCTATAACCTGGTACGCGCACAATGGACAGAAAGTGTACACCCCGGCATCACTTATAACATCACTAAAAAAATAACATTGGTAGCCGGCCTTTCAACACAATGGCAACAAATTGATAACCAATTCAATAAAAACATACCAGATCTTAACCAAAACTATCTTTTTATATTGCCCAACCTCAGGTTAAGCCTGGGCGATATGACGCTAAGTTACGATGCCAACATATCGCAACCCAGCATTAACGATTTGCAGCCTATTAAATATGTGTATAGCCCGGTATCAAGCTATACAGGCAATCCCGATTTAAAACCAACTAAAAGGAATAATTTTTCGGCCAATTATTACAGCTACAAGCCCGAGAGCCAGGTTAACACCAGCGTGTACAGCAATTTTACCCTTGAGGAAAACAGTGTTTACCGGCGACGCACCATTAGCAGCGTAGGCGCATCTACAAGTTCTCCGGTTAACCGTAACGGACAGTATAATGGTTCGCTTGGATTTAACATCGGTAAAAAATTTAAAAAAATTAACGATATCACTATTGGAGTTTCAACCAACATTTTTAGTTATGTATACCACAATTTTTTTCAGCTCAACCAGGACGAAGGCTTCCAGAACAATTATTCCATAAGTGCTTCCGGGCGGCTGTCTGTCAATTGGAAGGATATTATCGAGTTTGAACCTGCTTACTCCATAAACCGTAACATTACTACGTACACAGGCGTTAATTACAATAATGTGGCTTATACGTCGCACAGTGTTGATACCCATTTCATGAGCCACCTACCCGGCAAAATCGATATTGAAGGCAGTTATAATTACACTTATAACCCACTGGCCAGCGCTGGATTTCAAAAAAGTATTAATTTGGTTAGCATGAGCCTTGCCCACCAGTTGCTCAAAAAAGACCGGGGCGAAATCAAGCTTTCCTGCTACGATATTTTTAACCAAAATGTGAGCGCCTACCAATACGCCGGGGCAAACTCTATTACCGATGTTCAATCGCAAATTATAAAAAGATATTTCCTTTTAACATTGCTGTTTAAGTTTAACAAGGCAATAACTAAATAA
- a CDS encoding SDR family NAD(P)-dependent oxidoreductase: protein MSKIALITGATAGIGEACAHVFARAGFDLILTGRRQERLDGLAKKLSEQYNVGVATCAFDVQDKEAVIANLESLPAVWRQIDVLINNAGLSRGLDPIQNGAYSDWETMIDTNIKGLLYVSKIVSNWMINNGFGHIINLGSIAGKEVYANGNVYCATKAAVDALNKGMRIDLLPHGIKVSAIHPGAVETEFSEVRFNGDKERAKKVYEGFTPLSALDVAETILFMASRPAHVNINDLVLMPTAQATATTIFRQ from the coding sequence ATGTCTAAAATTGCTTTAATTACGGGTGCCACCGCTGGAATTGGCGAAGCTTGTGCTCATGTTTTTGCCCGCGCGGGTTTTGATTTGATATTAACCGGCCGCCGCCAGGAGCGCCTTGACGGATTGGCAAAAAAACTTTCTGAACAATACAATGTGGGCGTTGCTACCTGTGCTTTTGATGTTCAGGACAAAGAAGCCGTTATAGCCAACCTGGAAAGCCTGCCCGCAGTATGGAGGCAGATTGATGTATTGATAAACAACGCAGGCCTTAGCCGGGGGCTCGACCCAATTCAGAACGGAGCGTACAGCGATTGGGAAACCATGATAGATACCAATATCAAGGGATTGTTGTATGTGAGTAAAATAGTATCCAACTGGATGATAAACAATGGCTTTGGGCATATCATTAATTTAGGCTCTATTGCAGGTAAAGAAGTTTACGCCAACGGTAATGTATATTGTGCTACCAAGGCCGCGGTTGACGCCTTAAACAAAGGTATGCGGATTGATTTGCTGCCGCACGGTATTAAGGTAAGCGCCATCCATCCGGGAGCGGTTGAAACCGAGTTTTCTGAAGTGCGCTTTAACGGAGATAAAGAACGGGCCAAAAAAGTATACGAAGGCTTTACACCGCTATCGGCACTTGATGTGGCCGAAACTATACTGTTTATGGCATCGCGCCCGGCGCACGTCAATATCAACGACTTGGTCCTGATGCCCACCGCGCAGGCAACGGCCACAACGATATTCAGGCAATAA
- the porT gene encoding type IX secretion/gliding motility protein PorT/SprT: MSKKCYTFICLLIFCSTGLFAQVPAWGGGADYNDYSFGFHFSYVNSDFKVIKNKDWRTPYLDAGSGRNVTDSLNGISSSGAPGFAVGFIARLRVTDNLELRTTPSLVFADRTIYYQYKTASQNVEKTVNASLVEIPLSVKIKSDRLGDVRAYLLGGLKYSYSITGPKKEDPNISPLDKMVNTQRGYASYEAGIGCDIYFDYFKFSPEIKISNSFHNVLVKADSPYAKPIDQLLLHSLVFTIYFE, encoded by the coding sequence ATGAGTAAAAAGTGCTACACCTTTATATGTTTGTTGATATTTTGCAGCACAGGGTTATTTGCCCAGGTGCCTGCATGGGGTGGCGGCGCCGATTATAACGATTATAGTTTTGGTTTCCATTTCTCGTACGTAAATAGCGATTTTAAAGTCATCAAAAATAAAGATTGGCGTACCCCGTACCTGGATGCCGGGAGTGGTAGAAACGTAACCGACTCGTTAAACGGCATCAGTTCGAGCGGGGCGCCGGGTTTTGCCGTAGGTTTTATAGCCCGTTTACGCGTTACCGATAATCTGGAACTGCGTACAACACCTTCGCTGGTTTTTGCCGACCGTACCATTTATTATCAGTATAAAACAGCATCGCAAAATGTTGAAAAAACGGTGAACGCCTCGCTGGTTGAAATACCGCTATCAGTTAAAATAAAATCGGACAGGCTTGGCGATGTGCGGGCCTATTTGTTAGGCGGTTTAAAATACTCGTACAGTATTACGGGCCCTAAAAAGGAAGACCCCAATATATCACCGCTGGATAAAATGGTGAACACGCAGCGCGGATATGCATCATACGAAGCCGGTATTGGTTGCGATATCTATTTTGATTATTTTAAGTTTTCGCCCGAAATTAAAATTTCAAACTCGTTTCATAATGTGCTTGTTAAGGCTGATAGCCCATATGCCAAGCCGATAGATCAGCTGCTTTTGCACAGCCTGGTGTTTACTATCTACTTTGAATAA
- the yihA gene encoding ribosome biogenesis GTP-binding protein YihA/YsxC — MIVKSADFVCSNTQVSKLPPAVKPEYAFIGRSNVGKSSLINMLVDKKGLAKTSQTPGKTQLINHFLINDNWYLVDLPGYGYARISKSKKEDWNKFIRTYLDKRESLQTVFVLIDSRLEPQKIDLEFCNWLGEKGLSFALIFTKADKQSRVKTDQNVSAFKKALLTTFEDIPTIFITSAELQTGREEVLNFVGSINNNFDYKAAAAMFGGGKNQGV; from the coding sequence ATGATTGTAAAAAGTGCCGATTTTGTTTGCAGCAACACCCAGGTATCAAAACTACCACCGGCTGTAAAGCCCGAGTATGCTTTTATTGGCCGCTCTAACGTTGGTAAATCATCGTTAATTAATATGCTGGTTGATAAAAAGGGCCTTGCCAAAACATCGCAAACACCGGGTAAAACCCAGTTGATTAATCATTTTTTGATTAACGATAACTGGTACCTGGTGGATTTACCCGGATACGGTTACGCCCGGATATCGAAAAGTAAAAAGGAAGACTGGAATAAATTTATACGTACTTACCTGGATAAGCGCGAAAGTTTGCAAACGGTTTTTGTGCTGATAGACAGCCGCCTTGAGCCGCAAAAAATAGACCTTGAATTTTGCAACTGGCTTGGCGAAAAAGGACTATCGTTCGCCTTGATCTTCACCAAGGCCGATAAGCAGTCGCGCGTTAAAACCGACCAGAATGTGAGCGCCTTTAAAAAAGCCTTACTCACCACATTTGAGGATATACCAACTATTTTCATTACCTCGGCCGAACTACAAACCGGCCGCGAAGAGGTTTTGAATTTTGTTGGATCGATTAATAATAATTTTGATTACAAAGCCGCCGCCGCCATGTTTGGTGGCGGGAAAAATCAGGGAGTTTAG
- a CDS encoding GatB/YqeY domain-containing protein: MSLIEKIDQDIKKAMLAKQESTLRALRAVKAALLLARTEKGASDVLTEEAEIKVLQKLIKQRKESADIYKTQNRDDLYQIEIDELQVIEVYLPQQMERAEVEQRIKQLIVDLGATSIKEMGKVMGAANKELAGKADGKTISEVVKQLLS; the protein is encoded by the coding sequence ATGTCACTAATAGAAAAAATAGATCAGGATATCAAAAAAGCCATGTTGGCTAAGCAAGAGTCAACCTTACGTGCTTTACGTGCGGTTAAAGCCGCTTTGTTGCTGGCCCGTACCGAAAAGGGAGCCAGCGATGTGCTTACGGAAGAAGCGGAAATTAAAGTTCTTCAAAAACTGATCAAACAACGTAAAGAGTCGGCCGATATTTATAAAACTCAAAACCGCGACGATTTGTACCAGATAGAAATAGACGAGCTACAGGTTATTGAGGTTTATTTGCCCCAGCAAATGGAAAGGGCCGAAGTTGAGCAGCGTATTAAACAACTGATAGTTGATTTAGGCGCCACATCAATCAAAGAGATGGGTAAAGTAATGGGCGCGGCTAATAAAGAACTTGCCGGAAAAGCCGATGGTAAAACAATATCCGAAGTGGTAAAACAATTATTAAGTTAA
- the ubiE gene encoding bifunctional demethylmenaquinone methyltransferase/2-methoxy-6-polyprenyl-1,4-benzoquinol methylase UbiE: MSKTITPYQNEEVTKKEQVADMFNNISKTYDFLNHFMSLGIDIIWRKIAINQLKKDKPKLILDVATGTGDFAFEALKILKPEKIIGVDISRGMLDVAEQKITKRGLAGQFEVRMGDSEKLLFDADSFDAVTVAYGVRNFENLQAGLADIRRVLRPGGKAVILEFSKPKVFPVKQLYNFYFNYITPGIGKIFSKDARAYSYLPESVAAFPDGEAFISLMDKVGFTNTKHRPLAFGICSIYTGVK; encoded by the coding sequence ATGAGCAAGACAATAACACCATACCAAAACGAAGAGGTTACCAAAAAGGAACAGGTAGCCGATATGTTTAACAATATCTCGAAGACATACGATTTTCTGAATCACTTCATGTCGTTAGGTATCGATATCATCTGGCGTAAAATAGCCATCAATCAATTGAAAAAAGATAAGCCCAAGCTTATCCTGGATGTAGCTACCGGCACGGGCGATTTTGCTTTTGAGGCTTTGAAGATTTTGAAGCCCGAAAAAATTATCGGGGTTGATATTTCGCGCGGTATGCTGGATGTTGCTGAGCAAAAAATAACCAAACGCGGTTTGGCGGGGCAATTTGAAGTACGCATGGGCGATTCGGAAAAACTGCTTTTTGATGCTGATAGCTTTGATGCCGTTACCGTGGCCTACGGCGTACGTAACTTTGAAAACCTGCAGGCTGGTTTAGCCGATATACGCCGGGTATTGCGTCCGGGAGGCAAGGCCGTGATACTCGAGTTTTCAAAACCAAAGGTTTTCCCGGTAAAACAGTTGTATAATTTTTACTTCAATTACATTACGCCCGGTATTGGAAAAATATTTTCTAAGGATGCAAGGGCTTATTCTTACCTGCCCGAATCGGTAGCGGCTTTCCCTGATGGCGAGGCCTTTATATCGCTTATGGATAAAGTGGGTTTCACCAATACCAAACATAGGCCGCTGGCGTTTGGTATTTGTTCAATATACACCGGCGTTAAATGA
- a CDS encoding NAD-dependent epimerase/dehydratase family protein produces MHTILGAGGSVSNSLTRELEKNNHTVRLVSRKPIQTSGNTSWAGADLTNYAETLQAAKGSTVIYLCAGLVYDKEVWQEQWPQIMQNVINVAKETGARLLFFDNVYMYGLVNGAMTENTPYNPCSVKGEVRAKIATTLMDESKAGNIRASIARAADFYGSASLNSFCDLMVLDKYAKKQKAQWIGKAACKHSFTYIPDAGKGMYLLGQRTESDNQIWHMPTAAPLTGKQFIELAARIFKVEPNYSTINKLMMQLFGLVNKGVRGSVEMYYQYDHDYVFNSNKFEKAFGVKPTTYEDGIREFSQTLLKK; encoded by the coding sequence ATGCATACCATATTAGGAGCAGGCGGGTCGGTAAGTAACTCGCTAACCCGCGAATTAGAAAAAAACAATCATACAGTACGGTTAGTAAGCCGTAAACCCATACAAACCAGTGGTAATACCAGTTGGGCCGGGGCCGATTTAACCAACTACGCCGAAACCCTGCAAGCCGCCAAGGGCTCAACCGTAATATACCTGTGCGCGGGTTTGGTTTATGATAAAGAGGTATGGCAGGAGCAGTGGCCCCAAATAATGCAAAACGTAATTAACGTTGCCAAAGAAACCGGCGCAAGGCTATTATTTTTTGATAACGTATACATGTACGGCCTGGTGAACGGCGCCATGACAGAGAACACGCCTTATAACCCTTGCAGCGTAAAAGGCGAAGTGCGCGCAAAAATAGCCACCACCTTAATGGACGAATCAAAAGCCGGAAACATCAGGGCCAGTATTGCCCGTGCCGCCGACTTTTACGGATCAGCATCCCTCAACAGCTTTTGCGATTTAATGGTGCTCGATAAATATGCAAAAAAACAAAAAGCCCAGTGGATAGGCAAAGCCGCCTGCAAACACAGCTTTACTTATATACCCGACGCCGGTAAAGGCATGTACCTGCTGGGCCAGCGTACAGAGAGTGATAACCAGATTTGGCATATGCCTACTGCCGCCCCTTTAACCGGGAAACAATTTATTGAGTTAGCCGCGCGCATTTTTAAAGTAGAGCCCAATTATAGCACTATCAACAAATTAATGATGCAACTATTTGGTCTGGTTAATAAAGGGGTACGTGGCAGTGTGGAGATGTATTACCAATACGACCATGATTATGTATTTAATTCTAACAAGTTTGAAAAAGCGTTTGGCGTAAAACCAACAACTTACGAAGATGGGATAAGGGAGTTTTCGCAAACGCTGTTAAAAAAATAG